TAGTATCGATATTCCTTGGCACCGCGGAAGGTTCCCGCTCACATTTTGTCGCGATAGGCAACACTATACCGGGTGAAAATAGTCACCGCCAAGTTGCCCCGCCCCCTGTTGGCATGGTGCGGGTAGCACGATACGGCGTTCCCCACTACGGCTGACCGTGAAAGcgcgcacacacacacacactcacacactACCAAGGCCCTCTTAAAATCACGCATCCTACACGTACACGTACAATAGTGCGGTATAGCATAtggggtgtgtgtgtgtgccgTTATGCCGTAGTGTTGGTGTGGTAATGTGCGAGTCGCATCCATATACACCACACCACACACTACCACAATTGTTGAATACTATTTTTCATAGAATACATCAACTCTTATCTATTATCCTTACAGCAAGTTCGCATCATGTTGACTCTCTTGGATCTCCATGAAGGACCGCTGTCTCATGTTCTATCCTTCCTGGATACTCCAGACCTAACCAGTATCCAGCAAACGACTCGATGGTTGGCCGCTCGTACTCCGCTAGCCTGGAATTCACTGGACGCCGCTGTCGTCCAGGGTCCTTCCACGTACCATCACATCCACGCCGTCTCGGGTGCACGAATCCGTTGTCAACGCTACTTCAAGGCCCAGCGGTACGCACGGACCATGGACTACTGGGCTGTCCGGCACTACGATTACGACAAGCCCGTACGTTCGCATACGCTCTGCCGCGAATGCACGCACTGGGTCTCCACCTTGCGTCCCCAACCGATCCATAACCCGCAAGCCTACGAATTCTTTGTACGAATGGCCTACCGCAAACCACCAGCCATCAAGGTCCTTCATGATCCCGACGATCCCTCGCTCATTTGGCAAGGATTCGTCCCGTCCATCCCGTCACGCGGCCACCGCGTCTTTCTGGATACGCAGCGCGTGGCGCTCACGTGGCCCGCCATGGATGCGTACCTTGCCGTAGTGGATACGCACGGTGCCGACATTTCCACCGATCATCCCGACGTGCTGGCGAGTCTCTACGAAGCCGTCGACAATTTGCAAATTACCGTGGTGGCTTTGGACCGCGTGTCTCACCATGCCAGCCTCGTGGTGGCCACCGGTGGCTTTCATGACGCCGTggaacaggaagaagacgacggtGCCGCGATTCCTGCCCACGGGTACCTTCTGAACCCACGTAACGTTCGTACGCACAGCCTTCGCAAAGACCAGGACTGGATGCAGGTCGAGATCTGTACAACCGGGGGATGGACCTGTTGGGATACCGGCACTGAACTCTGCACGCGGCAGGCACACCCGGCACGATTTCGGGGTATTTCGGTGACCCACGAATGCTCGTAGAGCATGAAGGAGAGCGGTTCCTAGAGATTGCTTGCTTAGTTTGCGCCCCATCCTCAATCGTATATCGATGACATCTCTCTTGTGCACCTTTTGCTGCATCGAAAACACGTCCATACATACCTAAGAATACATCGTAATAGCAGCCTTGGTTTCAAACAAAAAAATTAGACAATTGGTTAGGTAGCGACGTGTACGTCGGTATAGAGCCCTAAAACATTGTCTGGGCTTTGCGTATTTCCAACTCGGAAAGCCAACAAAAATACGGTCCTACAGTGATTTTCATTCAGCAATTAACAATAACGGCAGCGTCCTTTTCTCCTGTGATCAAAATAGCCAAAGGAGAAGCGTCCATACGGCAGCGATACCAACACCAAAGACGTCGGCGGAAGTTCCGGCGCTGTCCAGGAACGCCACCACGTCGGCGGCAGCCTTTTGACCCGAAAGAGCAGCACCGTGGACGAATCCCCAGTTTTCCAAATCCGGTGGCAAGGCCTCACCGGCAAAAAAGACTTTGCCGTGGACCGGCTTTTGAAATTGCGCAATACTCGACGCGTAGTCGGTGATCCAATACGTGTACGCGCATCGGACAAAAGGCTCCTGCGCCCAATCCTGGACAACGTGGTTCACGTACGTGGCACTGGCTCGACCATCGAAAATGGcgtccaaatcttccaaaataGCCCGTACCAAAACATCCTCTCCTTGCACGGAGAGAGCGAGGTACCTTTCGGCCGTGATACCGTAAGCGAACACACCCAGAATATGCTTGTTCGTCGTTTCTCCAAAGGTTGCGTCGTAAAAGTACCGCTCGCCTTCCTCCTCCGTGGCATCGTCGGATTCGAACGCAAAGGCCAACGGATAAAAAGTTTCCGTAAATTCGATAAAGACTTTCAGCCCGGGACCCATGTCAAAATTTCCCATAGCGTTGCGGTAGGAATCGGGCAACGGCGGCTGAAACTTAATCACCCCGTCTTGGAGGACTTTCATGGATGCTGTAACAATGACGGCATCAGCCGTGTAAGTCTTGTCACCGGTAGCACAGCTCACCAAGACATGACCGGTGTCGTTCGCGGTCGGAGCTTGGACATCAATCGTATCCACCGCACAATTCATCACAATACGATCGGCTAGTGAAGCCGGTTCGATAAAGTTGGTTTCGAAAAACTCCAACCAGGATGTATTCACCCACAGATAGTCGACCGGATCAAACTCGTACGGATAAAAGGCATCCTCACTCCAGTACTGTATGGGCCCCGTATCGTGCAAAAGGGTTTGCTGCGGACCCACCACAAAGTCTCGCTGGGGTGACAAGAGCCTGGGTAAGATCTGATCGGGCTTCAAGTGAACCCATTCGCCCCCCAATTCCAGCGGGAAAGCGGACAGAGTGGTATTGGGGTAAATGCGACCGCCAATACGGGACGGGGACGCTTCTAGAATGGTCACGTCGACGCCGGCTTGGACGAGGGCAAAGGCTGCCGTGATCCCCGCCGCTCCAGCGCCAACCACCACGACGTGGGGCGGCGAGACGATGGGCGCCACCGAATCGTTCATTGTGCTAAAATGGAAACGATAAGACTCCGTGTTTTTCTCGATGGCGTTCGCAGAACTGCACCTTTGGCAATATCGGATGAGCTGGAATGCAGTAGAGGAGGAGATTGATGCCCTTGCAATGGCAAGCCTCGCTTTCTCCCCCCTTTCCGAAAAAGCATGAAAATGGCCgcgtattcacagtcaccacGAGTTTGCAAAGAGAGAGAGTCCACTCTTTGCGAGCTCTCGATCGCAATGATGCTCACATTGTGTAGGCAGTCGCTCGCTCGCTTTACCATTGGCTCTGGGCGTGCGCAGCAGGCATAGCGAGAACGTACGTCGTGACGGAAAAGCTTATATTCTAGTAGCACCTGACGGTTCGGTGTAGGAAAAAGCCCTACGTGAGCGGTTTTCACGTTTCAAGGGTGTGAGGGTTTGCTGGATTTTCCAACGACTGGCCTGTCCGGAGTGCGCCGGATTCAGATCCTACATAGCAGTCCCATGGGATGTCcaaattccttttccataATTGAAAACGAGATCATTCctcacacttacagttattcCCCCGTTTTCATTTTAATATCAAGATTCCTCGCATCTCTGCTAGTAGAGTGGCAGAATACTTCTTCGGCACCATTCCTCCTTCGATTGGCTTGGAACGGGGTGTCATACGTGCCTGCGTGCAGAATCGAACGTTCCGTTGTTTCGCGGATCGGTCGGCAACGATCGAATTCCTGCTTACCGTTGGTTACACAGATCACCGACTACTCTGGCACGAACCGTAAAACCAGGCTTTGCTTCCAGCCACAACCCCAAACACCCACCGACACGCACCAATCCGCTCATCCACCGCGTCCACCATTCCGTagttttccaaaaatggagATGTTTGATTGTTGTTTCACTTGCTTCGAGCGGGGATACGAGTCGTCCGGCGACGAaatcgaagacgacgacgccgagaATCTGTCCCACGTGGGGCAGGCCGCCTACGACGTCTTACGCAAACGACACAATCGGCAGCACCACACGTTATGGAACGTCACGTCCGGTGTCGTTGTGGGAGAACTGCACCAGACGCCCCTCACGGGATGGCTCCGCGACGTCGAATATCCCCGGGACGGCCACGACGATTGGTTTCCCGAGAAAATGGCGGAAATCATGGCCCGCACCGAAACATGGTGCGACGTTATGAGCCTGGGACCTCCGGATGGTTTGTTCATGACCCAATTCCAGGAAGCACTGAAGACGATCGCGTTTCGTGCGACAGGCAAGACCAAGCCGGTCGTCGTGCGCATGATGTTTGGGAACATTGTCGGCATGCCGgtcaactgcaacaaagTCATCAAGGCGTTGACGGCACTCGTTCCCAAAAGTGCCAACATCAACCTCTGGGTGGGTGCTTGGCGTCGTGGAGTTTCCTGGAATCACGCCAAAATTATTGCCGTCGATGGACAGTACCTGCACACGGGAGGTGAGCTTTTCGACACGGCAGACTGCCCCCGGTTTGTCTACGAAATCTCTCTCCACACGCGCACGGCTTCTCACCACCTGCGTATCTCTGTGTGCTTTACCCCCACACAGGCCACAATATGTGGGACGCGCACTACTTGAAGCAAAATCCGATACACGACCTTTCGTTTGAATTACAGGGCCGTGTGGCGCACGATGGGCATCGGTTCGCGAACGAACAATGGGACTTTATTGAGTTCAAGCAGGACACCTGTTGTGGACAGTTCGTCGACAAAATCCCCGATGGTATGCCCCTCGTTGCCAAGACAAGGGTTACGGTGAGTGAATTTCCGCGGGGGCGGACTGCGGAGTTCCCACCCCGGTACCGCAAATCCTTGACGCCGATGCGTGATCCGCTGCCCAACGAAGTGCCCATGATCACCGTGGGACGATTCGGGACAATACTGCGCCACGCGCGTCCAGCCGATGACGCATTCTTAGCCATGCTCGGGTCCGCCAAAACAATCATCCGAATGGCCTTGCAAGACCTGGGCCCGGTGTGCATTCCGGGCACCAGAATTCCGTTGCCCGGTTGCGTTTGGCCCAAGGAATACCTGTCCGTGCTGGGTCGCGTTATCTGGGAACGGCACGTGGATGTGGAGATTACGTTGAGCAATCCTAATTCGGTCCCGGGAGGATTGGGCGCGATAGAAGCTTGCTACGGCAACGGCTGGACCTGTGTCGATGTGGCGGCCGAAATCATCAAGACGATCAAGAAACAATTTCCACAAGCGCAAGATGCGGCACTGCGGAAGTGTGTCGCCGACAACCTGCGCGTATGTTTTATTCGCGAAAAGCGTGGACACGAATACGACGATGGAGCCACGATGGGCATGCACGCCAAGCATTTTATCGTGGACGACGTTTGTTCGTACACGGGATCGCAGAACTTGTATATTTGTGACCTTGCGGAATGGGGTGTGATAGTGGACGATCCGGTCGCGACGAAAAAAATGATGGATGAGTACTGGACGCCCATGTGGCAGGTTTCGTACACGGGTCAAGATTGCGATGTGCAGGCTGTTATGGATGGTCTCAAGATCAACCGTGATGGTGAGAATCCTGTCTTTATGTCGGCCGaacagaaacagcaaaagtTAAAAGCGACTCGCTTGCAAACACACAATCCGGGAAACTCGGAGTATTACTACGAAGGTGATACCGAACACTCTTCGGAATAGAATTGGATCATCCAGTGACGCGCATGAAATGGACTTCTCGACGCTCTCTGTTCGCGGAGTAATGGCAGTGCGAGCAGGCTAATTCCATCGCGTGTGTGGTGGTTTGCGCAAATTTCCCTCGACAGACCTGTACAGAAGCTCCCATATTGCTGTACACAAGTGTATATGTAAATAGGTTACGTTTGTATTTGAATCTTTTGCTTGCCCAAAAAGTTCCGGTGGGACGGTTGTGTAAGGCGATGCTACGTTATTCTCGTCAAGATAGGCTACCCACTAGTATTCCC
The sequence above is a segment of the Phaeodactylum tricornutum CCAP 1055/1 chromosome 10, whole genome shotgun sequence genome. Coding sequences within it:
- a CDS encoding predicted protein; translation: MLTLLDLHEGPLSHVLSFLDTPDLTSIQQTTRWLAARTPLAWNSLDAAVVQGPSTYHHIHAVSGARIRCQRYFKAQRYARTMDYWAVRHYDYDKPVRSHTLCRECTHWVSTLRPQPIHNPQAYEFFVRMAYRKPPAIKVLHDPDDPSLIWQGFVPSIPSRGHRVFLDTQRVALTWPAMDAYLAVVDTHGADISTDHPDVLASLYEAVDNLQITVVALDRVSHHASLVVATGGFHDAVEQEEDDGAAIPAHGYLLNPRNVRTHSLRKDQDWMQVEICTTGGWTCWDTGTELCTRQAHPARFRGISVTHECS
- a CDS encoding predicted protein, with the translated sequence MNDSVAPIVSPPHVVVVGAGAAGITAAFALVQAGVDVTILEASPSRIGGRIYPNTTLSAFPLELGGEWVHLKPDQILPRLLSPQRDFVVGPQQTLLHDTGPIQYWSEDAFYPYEFDPVDYLWVNTSWLEFFETNFIEPASLADRIVMNCAVDTIDVQAPTANDTGHVLVSCATGDKTYTADAVIVTASMKVLQDGVIKFQPPLPDSYRNAMGNFDMGPGLKVFIEFTETFYPLAFAFESDDATEEEGERYFYDATFGETTNKHILGVFAYGITAERYLALSVQGEDVLVRAILEDLDAIFDGRASATYVNHVVQDWAQEPFVRCAYTYWITDYASSIAQFQKPVHGKVFFAGEALPPDLENWGFVHGAALSGQKAAADVVAFLDSAGTSADVFGVGIAAVWTLLLWLF
- a CDS encoding predicted protein, whose amino-acid sequence is MEMFDCCFTCFERGYESSGDEIEDDDAENLSHVGQAAYDVLRKRHNRQHHTLWNVTSGVVVGELHQTPLTGWLRDVEYPRDGHDDWFPEKMAEIMARTETWCDVMSLGPPDGLFMTQFQEALKTIAFRATGKTKPVVVRMMFGNIVGMPVNCNKVIKALTALVPKSANINLWVGAWRRGVSWNHAKIIAVDGQYLHTGGHNMWDAHYLKQNPIHDLSFELQGRVAHDGHRFANEQWDFIEFKQDTCCGQFVDKIPDGMPLVAKTRVTVSEFPRGRTAEFPPRYRKSLTPMRDPLPNEVPMITVGRFGTILRHARPADDAFLAMLGSAKTIIRMALQDLGPVCIPGTRIPLPGCVWPKEYLSVLGRVIWERHVDVEITLSNPNSVPGGLGAIEACYGNGWTCVDVAAEIIKTIKKQFPQAQDAALRKCVADNLRVCFIREKRGHEYDDGATMGMHAKHFIVDDVCSYTGSQNLYICDLAEWGVIVDDPVATKKMMDEYWTPMWQVSYTGQDCDVQAVMDGLKINRDGENPVFMSAEQKQQKLKATRLQTHNPGNSEYYYEGDTEHSSE